A single Mycobacteriales bacterium DNA region contains:
- a CDS encoding C4-type zinc ribbon domain-containing protein, whose product MNADPAAQLRLLDLQAVDTVLAQLVHRRGRLPELADIARADERLAELQADTVRAETEVSDLDREQKRVDRDVEQVRTRAQRDRGRMDSGSVGSAKELESLQHEVATLARRQSTLEDQELEVMERREESESRLAEVRAEAERVGAERAEAVGRRDTAYEQIDAETARHDAERTSLVVDIPEALLTLYEKVRAQAGGTGAAALRARRCEGCRLELAGTELTAARNAAPDLVLRCEECRRILVRTPDSGL is encoded by the coding sequence GTGAACGCCGACCCCGCAGCCCAGCTCCGTCTGCTCGACCTGCAGGCGGTCGACACCGTGCTGGCCCAGCTGGTGCACCGCCGCGGCCGGCTTCCGGAGCTGGCCGACATCGCCCGCGCCGACGAGCGCCTCGCCGAACTGCAGGCCGACACCGTCCGGGCCGAGACCGAGGTGAGCGACCTCGACCGCGAGCAGAAGCGGGTCGACCGCGACGTCGAACAGGTGCGCACACGCGCCCAGCGCGACCGGGGCCGGATGGACTCCGGCTCGGTCGGCTCGGCCAAGGAGCTGGAGAGCCTGCAGCACGAGGTGGCCACCCTCGCCCGGCGCCAGTCGACGTTGGAGGACCAGGAGCTCGAGGTGATGGAACGCCGGGAGGAGTCCGAATCCCGACTGGCGGAGGTACGCGCCGAGGCGGAGCGGGTCGGCGCCGAGCGCGCCGAGGCGGTCGGCCGGCGCGACACGGCGTACGAGCAGATCGACGCGGAGACCGCGAGGCACGACGCAGAGCGCACGTCGCTCGTCGTCGACATCCCGGAAGCACTGCTCACCCTCTACGAGAAGGTGCGGGCGCAGGCCGGCGGCACCGGCGCGGCGGCACTACGGGCGCGGCGCTGCGAGGGCTGCCGGCTGGAGCTGGCCGGCACCGAACTGACCGCCGCCCGCAACGCGGCGCCTGATCTCGTCCTGCGCTGCGAGGAGTGCCGGCGCATCCTGGTGCGCACGCCGGACTCCGGCCTGTGA
- the arfB gene encoding alternative ribosome rescue aminoacyl-tRNA hydrolase ArfB yields MDAGLKVGNLTVPEDELVERFSRSSGPGGQSVNTSDTRVELRWDIAATTALSEPRRSRLLTRLAGRVVDGVLVVVASEYRSQWRNRQAARARMAALIADGLRPPPAPRRATRPSRSAREARLAGKRHRGQVKRGRGRPDPND; encoded by the coding sequence GTGGACGCCGGGCTCAAGGTCGGAAACCTCACGGTGCCGGAGGACGAACTCGTCGAGCGGTTCAGCCGTTCGTCGGGGCCGGGTGGTCAGTCGGTCAACACCAGTGACACCAGGGTCGAGCTGCGCTGGGACATCGCCGCGACGACCGCGCTGTCCGAGCCCCGCCGGTCCCGGCTGCTGACCCGCCTCGCCGGCCGGGTGGTCGACGGCGTCCTCGTCGTCGTGGCGAGCGAATACCGGTCGCAGTGGCGCAACCGGCAGGCGGCCCGGGCCCGGATGGCCGCTCTGATCGCGGACGGGCTGCGCCCTCCGCCGGCGCCCCGCCGGGCGACCCGGCCGAGCCGATCGGCCCGCGAGGCCCGGCTGGCCGGAAAGCGTCATCGGGGCCAGGTCAAACGTGGCCGTGGACGTCCCGATCCGAACGACTGA
- a CDS encoding bifunctional RNase H/acid phosphatase — MSGTPDRVIVEADGGSRGNPGPAGYGAVVRDPATGETLAERAEAIGRATNNVAEYRGLIAGLEAAAEMSPSAVDVRLDSKLIVEQMSGRWKVKHADLQPLARRAAELVRSLPKVTFTWVPRERNTHADRLANEAMDAAASGRARPQSTVDSESADPAPRVGWGAPTGPPTTMLLLRHGETEHSVDMRFSGRNDLPLTAVGREQAEASARRLSSYDGIDAVVCSPLRRAQETAVVVAKELGADPVEEPGLAELDFGDWEGLTFAEVRERWPRQLDAWLASPDVAPPGGESITDVTNRVRRARNRMLTAHPGGTILVVSHVTPIKILLRIGLDAPTATLFRLHLDIASLSTVDWYADGPASVRLVNDTSHLS; from the coding sequence GTGAGCGGGACGCCGGATCGCGTCATCGTCGAGGCCGACGGCGGATCGCGCGGAAATCCCGGGCCCGCCGGTTACGGCGCGGTGGTCCGCGACCCGGCCACCGGCGAGACGCTCGCCGAGCGCGCCGAGGCGATCGGTCGGGCGACCAACAACGTGGCCGAATACCGCGGGCTGATCGCGGGCCTGGAGGCCGCCGCCGAGATGTCACCGTCGGCGGTCGACGTACGGCTGGACTCCAAGCTGATCGTTGAACAGATGTCGGGTCGCTGGAAGGTCAAGCACGCCGACCTGCAGCCCCTGGCGCGCCGGGCGGCCGAGCTGGTGCGCTCGCTGCCCAAGGTCACCTTCACCTGGGTACCGCGCGAACGCAACACGCACGCCGACCGGCTGGCCAACGAGGCGATGGATGCTGCCGCGTCGGGCCGGGCCCGGCCACAGTCCACAGTGGACAGTGAGTCGGCCGATCCGGCTCCGCGGGTCGGCTGGGGAGCGCCGACCGGCCCGCCGACGACGATGCTGCTGCTGCGGCACGGCGAGACCGAGCATTCGGTCGACATGCGGTTCTCGGGACGCAACGACCTCCCGCTCACGGCGGTCGGCAGGGAACAGGCCGAGGCGTCGGCCCGGCGGCTGTCGTCGTACGACGGGATCGACGCGGTCGTCTGCTCGCCCTTGCGGCGGGCGCAGGAGACCGCCGTCGTGGTCGCGAAGGAGCTGGGCGCCGACCCGGTCGAGGAGCCCGGTCTCGCCGAACTCGACTTCGGCGACTGGGAGGGGCTGACCTTCGCCGAGGTGCGCGAGCGGTGGCCCCGGCAACTCGACGCGTGGCTCGCATCCCCGGACGTCGCACCGCCCGGCGGTGAGAGCATCACCGACGTGACCAACCGGGTACGCCGGGCCCGCAACCGGATGCTCACCGCGCATCCCGGCGGCACGATTCTCGTCGTCTCCCACGTCACCCCGATCAAGATCCTGCTGCGGATCGGTCTCGACGCGCCCACGGCGACGTTGTTCCGGCTGCACCTCGACATCGCGAGCTTGTCCACAGTGGACTGGTACGCCGACGGGCCGGCCTCCGTGCGGTTGGTCAACGACACGAGCCATCTGAGCTGA